In one window of Aceticella autotrophica DNA:
- the ylqF gene encoding ribosome biogenesis GTPase YlqF: protein MIQWYPGHMAKTKRLIEENLKLVDIVYEILDARIPYSSKNPIIDELILSKKRLVLLNKADLSDKNVNNSWISYYKKNGIECISINSLKGDGLKSINDKTYKICEDIIKKKRSKGITPRLRVMILGIPNVGKSTLINKLSGAGNAKTGNIPGVTKSKQWIKTQYFDLLDTPGILWPKFEDENVALMLAITGAIKDELLNIEEISIKLLSILKIYYPQYLLKRYNIINIDLPEYELLKNIGEKRGCLVAGGEIDVLRAAKTLIDDFRSGKLGNISLERPE, encoded by the coding sequence ATGATACAATGGTATCCAGGTCATATGGCAAAGACAAAACGTTTAATTGAAGAAAATTTAAAACTGGTTGATATTGTTTATGAGATTTTAGATGCAAGAATACCTTATAGCAGCAAAAACCCGATTATAGATGAACTTATATTGTCAAAAAAAAGACTTGTTTTATTAAATAAAGCCGATTTATCAGATAAAAATGTTAACAATTCATGGATTTCATACTATAAGAAAAATGGAATCGAATGCATTAGCATAAATTCTCTTAAAGGTGATGGATTAAAAAGTATAAATGATAAAACATATAAAATATGTGAAGATATAATAAAAAAGAAAAGAAGTAAAGGAATTACACCACGCCTGAGAGTGATGATATTGGGAATACCTAATGTCGGAAAATCAACCCTTATTAACAAATTATCAGGCGCAGGTAATGCAAAAACTGGTAATATACCTGGCGTTACAAAATCAAAACAATGGATAAAAACACAGTATTTTGACCTTCTTGATACACCAGGTATCTTATGGCCCAAATTTGAAGATGAAAATGTGGCTCTTATGCTTGCTATAACAGGAGCAATTAAGGATGAACTATTGAATATTGAAGAAATATCTATTAAACTATTAAGTATACTTAAAATATACTATCCTCAATACTTATTAAAAAGATATAATATTATTAATATTGATTTACCAGAATATGAATTATTAAAAAATATTGGGGAAAAGAGGGGCTGCCTTGTAGCAGGAGGTGAAATAGATGTATTGCGAGCTGCCAAGACACTGATAGACGATTTTCGCTCCGGAAAACTTGGCAATATTTCTCTTGAAAGACCTGAATAG
- the rplS gene encoding 50S ribosomal protein L19 — MNLVDMIEKEQLKEMPEFNVGDTVKVHYKVVEGDKERIQVFEGVVLKRCGGGLRETFTVRRISYGIGVERVFPLHSPRIDKIEVVRSGKVRRAKLYYVRKKIGKAAKIKEKMK; from the coding sequence ATGAATTTGGTTGATATGATTGAAAAAGAACAGTTAAAGGAAATGCCTGAGTTTAACGTTGGAGATACTGTTAAAGTCCATTATAAGGTTGTTGAAGGCGATAAGGAAAGAATTCAGGTTTTTGAAGGTGTTGTTCTTAAAAGATGTGGTGGTGGACTCAGAGAAACCTTTACTGTAAGACGTATTTCTTATGGTATTGGTGTTGAAAGGGTTTTCCCTCTCCACTCACCAAGAATTGACAAAATTGAAGTTGTTAGAAGTGGAAAGGTTAGAAGAGCAAAGCTTTATTATGTAAGAAAGAAAATTGGTAAAGCTGCTAAAATAAAGGAGAAAATGAAATAG
- the trmD gene encoding tRNA (guanosine(37)-N1)-methyltransferase TrmD, giving the protein MIFNVLTLFPDMFKGILENSILKRAIEKKLITINLINIRDYTKDKHKNVDDYPYGGGCGMIMMVQPIYDAVKSIKNDKSIPVYYMGPKGNVYNQEIAIKMSKLREIILLCGHYEGIDERAYSIIDKEISIGDFVMTGGEIAAMAIIDSVSRLIPGVLPQDESFIEESFYKGLLEYPQYTRPREFMGMEVPEILLSGNHAEIAKWRRQKSIDITFHKRPDLLKKENLTDDDIEYINEKGYSFHKD; this is encoded by the coding sequence GTGATTTTTAATGTTTTAACACTTTTCCCGGATATGTTTAAAGGAATACTGGAAAACAGCATTTTAAAAAGAGCGATCGAAAAAAAATTAATAACTATAAATCTCATAAATATTAGAGATTATACTAAGGATAAACATAAAAATGTTGATGATTATCCTTATGGTGGTGGGTGTGGCATGATTATGATGGTTCAACCGATTTATGATGCTGTAAAATCCATAAAGAATGACAAAAGTATTCCTGTATATTACATGGGACCAAAGGGCAATGTATATAATCAAGAAATAGCAATTAAGATGTCTAAGCTAAGGGAAATTATATTGTTGTGTGGTCACTATGAAGGTATTGATGAAAGAGCTTATTCGATAATAGATAAAGAGATTTCAATTGGAGACTTTGTTATGACCGGCGGGGAAATAGCAGCTATGGCAATTATTGATTCTGTTTCAAGATTAATACCGGGAGTCCTTCCACAGGATGAAAGTTTTATCGAAGAATCATTTTACAAAGGTCTACTTGAATATCCACAGTATACGCGTCCGAGAGAATTCATGGGAATGGAAGTGCCTGAAATACTTTTGTCAGGCAACCATGCTGAAATTGCCAAATGGAGAAGACAAAAATCTATAGATATAACTTTTCACAAAAGACCAGATTTATTAAAAAAAGAAAATCTAACGGATGATGATATTGAGTATATAAATGAAAAGGGTTATTCTTTTCATAAAGATTGA
- the rimM gene encoding ribosome maturation factor RimM (Essential for efficient processing of 16S rRNA) → MNELLTIGEITSAYGINGEIKVLPLTNAPERFYDLSFVYISNNQCITKHCIENIRLLKNSVIIKFKNINNRNDAEKLRGCLIKIDEKDAIALKKDEYFIKDLINMDVYLEDGNFFGKIIEVIQTGANDVYVVKTNDRSILLPAIKQVIKKVNVDENKMIIHLLEGL, encoded by the coding sequence ATGAATGAGCTTTTAACGATTGGTGAAATAACATCGGCATATGGTATAAACGGAGAAATTAAGGTATTGCCTTTGACAAATGCCCCTGAAAGATTCTATGACCTTAGTTTTGTATATATTTCAAATAATCAGTGTATTACAAAACATTGCATAGAAAATATAAGGCTTTTAAAAAATTCTGTTATTATAAAATTTAAAAATATTAATAATAGAAATGATGCAGAAAAATTAAGAGGTTGCCTTATTAAAATAGATGAGAAAGATGCTATTGCCCTTAAGAAAGATGAGTATTTTATAAAAGATTTAATAAATATGGATGTATATTTGGAAGATGGCAATTTCTTTGGTAAAATAATAGAGGTAATTCAAACAGGTGCTAATGATGTTTATGTTGTCAAAACAAATGACCGTTCTATACTTTTGCCGGCTATTAAACAGGTAATAAAAAAAGTCAATGTAGATGAAAACAAAATGATTATTCACCTCTTGGAGGGATTGTAA
- a CDS encoding KH domain-containing protein, whose protein sequence is MGELVKFIAKSLVDNPDAVQTNEIEGEQSIIIELKVAPEDMGKVIGKQGRIARAIRTVVKAAAAKEKKRVVVEII, encoded by the coding sequence ATGGGTGAGTTAGTAAAATTTATTGCTAAATCCTTAGTGGATAATCCTGATGCTGTGCAGACAAATGAAATAGAAGGAGAGCAATCAATAATTATTGAATTGAAGGTTGCTCCCGAAGATATGGGTAAAGTAATAGGTAAACAAGGTCGTATTGCACGAGCAATAAGAACAGTTGTAAAAGCAGCCGCAGCCAAAGAAAAGAAGCGTGTTGTTGTGGAAATCATATAG
- the rpsP gene encoding 30S ribosomal protein S16, translating into MAVKIRLKRMGAKKSPFYRFVVADSRSPRDGKFIDEIGYYNPVAQPAELKIDSEKALKWLKVGAQPSDTVRTLFKKEGIFDKING; encoded by the coding sequence GTGGCAGTTAAAATTAGATTAAAAAGAATGGGCGCAAAGAAAAGTCCCTTTTATAGGTTTGTCGTAGCAGATTCAAGGTCTCCGCGTGATGGTAAATTTATTGATGAAATAGGATATTATAATCCTGTAGCACAACCGGCTGAATTAAAAATAGACTCTGAAAAGGCTCTAAAATGGCTCAAAGTTGGTGCACAACCTTCAGATACTGTAAGAACATTATTCAAAAAAGAAGGTATTTTTGATAAAATAAATGGTTAA
- the ffh gene encoding signal recognition particle protein: MAFEGLSGKLQEVFKKLKGKGKLSEKDVKEAMREVKIALLEADVNFKVVKDFVNKVTEKSLGQEVLESLTPAQQVIKIVNDELTNLMGSIQSKINYGSKPPTIIMMVGLQGSGKTTTSGKLANMLKTQGKNPLLVACDIYRPAAIKQLQVVGSKVNVPVFSMGDKTNPVDIAKGALDYAVSNNFNVMIIDTAGRLHIDEELMDELVNIKLSLKPHEILLVVDSMTGQDAVNVAEVFNNKLGIDGVILTKLDGDTRGGAALSIRAVTQKPIKFVAMGEKLSDIEPFHPDRMASRILGMGDVLSLIEKVQTQIDEKKAAELEKKLLSQQFSFDDFLDQLQGIKKMGPIEELFSMIPGLNASKFKGMSISDKDIKRIEAIIQSMTKEERQNPIIINGSRKKRIAAGSGTSIQQVNSLLKQFEQTKKMVKQFADAGKDMKKGKIRMPFFR, translated from the coding sequence ATGGCTTTTGAAGGTTTATCAGGCAAGCTTCAAGAAGTATTTAAAAAACTTAAAGGGAAAGGAAAACTTAGCGAAAAAGATGTAAAGGAAGCTATGAGAGAAGTTAAAATAGCTTTACTTGAAGCTGATGTAAATTTCAAAGTTGTAAAAGATTTTGTAAATAAAGTTACTGAAAAGTCTTTAGGTCAAGAAGTTTTGGAGAGTTTGACACCTGCTCAACAGGTTATTAAGATAGTTAATGATGAATTGACAAATCTTATGGGTTCAATACAAAGTAAAATCAACTATGGCAGTAAACCTCCTACTATTATTATGATGGTTGGGCTTCAGGGCTCTGGTAAGACTACAACAAGCGGTAAACTTGCTAATATGCTTAAAACTCAGGGGAAAAATCCTCTTCTTGTTGCATGTGATATATATAGACCGGCTGCTATAAAACAGCTTCAAGTCGTAGGTTCTAAGGTAAATGTTCCTGTATTCTCAATGGGTGATAAAACAAATCCTGTTGATATAGCAAAAGGTGCTCTTGATTATGCTGTATCAAATAATTTCAATGTTATGATTATTGATACAGCAGGCAGGCTTCATATAGACGAAGAATTAATGGACGAACTTGTAAATATAAAATTATCATTAAAACCTCATGAAATATTACTTGTAGTAGATTCCATGACAGGACAAGACGCAGTTAATGTTGCAGAAGTTTTCAATAACAAATTGGGGATTGATGGAGTAATATTAACTAAACTTGATGGCGACACAAGAGGTGGTGCAGCTCTTTCTATTAGAGCAGTTACACAAAAACCTATTAAATTTGTCGCTATGGGAGAAAAGCTATCGGATATTGAGCCGTTTCATCCTGATAGGATGGCTTCAAGGATTCTTGGTATGGGTGATGTATTAAGCCTTATTGAAAAAGTTCAAACACAAATAGATGAAAAAAAAGCAGCAGAACTTGAAAAAAAACTTTTATCACAGCAGTTTTCTTTTGATGATTTTTTAGACCAACTTCAAGGAATAAAAAAGATGGGACCTATTGAAGAATTATTTTCAATGATTCCCGGCTTAAACGCATCGAAATTTAAGGGCATGAGTATAAGTGATAAGGATATAAAAAGAATTGAAGCAATTATTCAATCAATGACAAAGGAAGAAAGGCAGAATCCAATTATAATAAATGGCAGCAGGAAAAAGAGAATAGCTGCCGGCAGTGGTACCTCAATACAGCAAGTGAATAGTCTTTTAAAACAATTTGAACAGACAAAAAAGATGGTTAAACAGTTTGCTGATGCTGGGAAAGACATGAAAAAAGGCAAAATAAGGATGCCGTTTTTTAGATAA
- the ylxM gene encoding YlxM family DNA-binding protein translates to MSLDLFKMNILYDYYGSLLTDKQREIFKMHYLNDYSLGEISQSLNISRQGVYDTLKRAEATLKFYEEKLELIKKHDILTKKVEKINELLDNLYLHVQSEEISKMIQEIKTILNELNQ, encoded by the coding sequence ATGAGTTTAGATTTATTTAAAATGAATATTCTTTATGATTACTATGGCTCGTTGCTGACAGATAAACAAAGAGAGATATTTAAAATGCATTATTTAAATGATTATTCACTTGGTGAAATTTCTCAGTCTTTGAATATTTCAAGACAGGGAGTTTACGATACCCTAAAAAGAGCCGAAGCTACACTGAAATTTTATGAAGAGAAACTCGAACTTATAAAAAAGCATGATATTCTTACTAAAAAGGTAGAAAAAATAAACGAACTATTAGATAATTTATATTTACATGTCCAAAGTGAAGAAATCAGTAAAATGATTCAAGAGATAAAAACTATTTTAAATGAGTTAAATCAATAG
- the ftsY gene encoding signal recognition particle-docking protein FtsY gives MKKEESIKEEERIKEEKSFFQKLKEGLAKTRDNITSKIDNIIFKGRKIDEELLEELEEILILADVGFATTTKIIEGIKQKAKERKLIESDDIKELLAEEIYEIMEKDEAPLEITSPTIILVVGVNGVGKTTTIGKMAGRFKRQGMKVLLIAADTFRAAAIEQLEVWASRVGCDIIRHDEGSDPASVVFDGIQAAKTRKSDIIICDTAGRLHNKKNLMDELKKIYRVIQREYPSAKLETFLVLDATTGQNAVQQARVFKDATDVSGLVLTKLDGTAKGGIVISIKSELNIPVRFIGVGEGIDDLQVFKSEDYIKALFE, from the coding sequence ATTAAAAAAGAAGAATCAATTAAGGAAGAAGAAAGAATAAAAGAGGAGAAAAGTTTTTTTCAAAAATTAAAGGAAGGTCTTGCAAAGACTAGAGATAATATAACATCGAAGATTGATAATATTATTTTCAAAGGCAGGAAAATAGATGAAGAACTTTTAGAAGAACTCGAAGAAATATTAATATTAGCTGATGTTGGTTTTGCAACAACAACAAAAATAATTGAAGGTATAAAACAAAAAGCAAAAGAAAGAAAACTGATAGAATCTGATGATATTAAGGAATTATTAGCAGAGGAAATATATGAAATAATGGAAAAGGATGAAGCTCCTTTAGAAATTACATCACCAACAATAATACTTGTTGTTGGTGTAAATGGTGTAGGTAAAACAACGACAATCGGTAAAATGGCAGGCAGATTTAAACGTCAGGGAATGAAGGTTTTATTGATTGCAGCAGATACTTTTAGAGCTGCTGCAATCGAGCAGTTGGAGGTTTGGGCAAGCAGAGTTGGATGCGATATTATTAGGCATGATGAAGGCTCTGATCCTGCATCAGTTGTTTTTGACGGTATACAGGCTGCAAAGACACGAAAATCAGATATAATAATTTGTGATACTGCAGGAAGACTTCATAATAAGAAAAATTTAATGGATGAGCTTAAAAAAATTTACAGAGTAATACAAAGAGAATATCCATCTGCAAAATTAGAAACTTTTTTGGTTCTTGATGCAACAACAGGACAAAATGCTGTTCAACAGGCGAGGGTTTTCAAAGATGCTACTGATGTTTCAGGTCTTGTTTTAACAAAGCTTGATGGTACTGCAAAAGGTGGAATTGTAATTTCGATTAAATCTGAATTAAATATACCTGTAAGGTTCATCGGCGTTGGTGAAGGAATAGATGACCTTCAGGTATTTAAATCAGAGGATTATATAAAAGCACTTTTCGAATAA
- the smc gene encoding chromosome segregation protein SMC: MYLKKLEMKGFKSFADKVVLNFERGITTIVGPNGSGKSNISDAVRLVLGEQSIKSLRGSKLEDIIFAGTEKRKPLGFAEVSLVFDNCDHMLPLDYSEVAITRRIFRSGESEFYINKTSCRLKDIYELFLDIGIGKDGYSIISQGKIDEILSTKPEERRRIFEEAAGISKYKYKKEEALKKLDATNENIKRLSDIIYELEKQLNPLFVERNKAQKYLELIKEKKKVDITIYSNKINESEKRLEKLTEEYETIKNVLSQDEILITSQRNNINEYEIYIKNLKSNIETTKEDYFKRTNELEILNGKIDLIDEKIKNKSENLKRILESIDENENKSNILSDELIKIKKNIYDLNMEKNELNEKIKNVSDKYDLLKYEEKEKETEIELAQGDILNILNSIADKRSKLSACNSMKDNALEKLNSINKLKEQFEVKIVEKENDFNHITKEIKNLNKKLSECINNKESVEKEYSDLNTKIVKLKDLIIQYNLEYSNIKSKISILTEMENNYEGYNNSVKNLMKYINKDNKLKAIVIGIVGNLIYVDKVYSTAIEVALGSAIQDIVIKSADDAKILIDILKRNNYGRATFLPLNNIRHKAINIKDLSNEAKENMIGIASDIVQYDNILENIIKFLLGRVIVVKKLDSAILLTRITGSQYKIVTLDGDVINPGGSITGGSLRAEAQSILKRKDEINGLQVKLSNYENETNIIKNKMIEFTRNKQVKEEKLKEIKSEVDNISYKINELKEQQSILDFEIKKMKLQIEENKNEIEEIIKKIEIYKTDINRYNEEISQMDKQKSEINQKIENYKANHSNKSEILKDIEENLTTLKIESATNEQKLQNELHKLKEKEKELETIKNNLYENRKRQEQLNELIKQLELSRNEHLNEKNNIKEVLKTINVQIINYESELNNKNHELERKRSVLSAFENKYSLNLEKKHSLDINIQKEHIELENIKNRLWDEYELTLDKVSDYLIKGNIEQLKQRVFSLTNEIKELGIININAINEYKNIKERYDFLKKQFDDLNNAKETLKIMIEETNKIIKSQFKNNFELIQIQFKKTFKKLFGGGNAELIMTEPDNLLETGVEINVQPPGKKLQNINLLSGGEKALVAISLLFAMLLIRPAPFCILDEIDAALDDANVNRFASFLKELSRDIQFIVVTHRKGTMSVADVMYGVTMQEKGISKLLSLKLESA; this comes from the coding sequence ATGTACCTTAAAAAATTAGAGATGAAAGGTTTTAAATCATTTGCAGATAAGGTTGTATTAAATTTTGAGAGGGGTATAACAACAATAGTAGGACCAAACGGCAGTGGTAAAAGCAATATATCTGATGCAGTAAGGCTTGTACTTGGCGAGCAAAGCATAAAAAGTTTACGTGGTTCAAAACTGGAAGATATTATTTTCGCCGGAACGGAAAAAAGGAAGCCCTTAGGTTTTGCAGAAGTAAGTTTAGTATTTGATAATTGTGACCATATGTTACCACTTGATTATTCAGAAGTAGCAATAACAAGAAGGATTTTTAGATCCGGAGAAAGCGAGTTTTACATAAATAAAACTTCTTGCAGGCTTAAAGATATATATGAGCTTTTTTTAGATATAGGGATAGGAAAAGATGGTTATTCTATAATCAGTCAAGGGAAAATCGACGAAATATTAAGTACAAAACCTGAAGAAAGAAGACGTATTTTTGAAGAAGCTGCCGGTATTTCAAAATACAAGTATAAAAAGGAAGAAGCATTAAAAAAACTTGATGCTACAAATGAAAATATTAAAAGACTAAGTGATATAATATACGAGCTTGAAAAGCAATTAAATCCTCTTTTTGTTGAAAGAAATAAAGCCCAAAAATATTTAGAACTTATTAAAGAGAAAAAAAAAGTTGATATTACAATATATTCTAATAAAATTAATGAATCTGAAAAAAGGCTTGAGAAGTTAACAGAAGAATACGAAACAATAAAAAATGTTTTATCTCAAGACGAGATACTAATTACAAGTCAAAGAAACAATATAAATGAATATGAAATATATATAAAAAATTTAAAGAGTAATATTGAAACCACTAAAGAGGATTATTTTAAAAGAACTAATGAATTAGAGATATTAAATGGCAAAATAGACCTTATAGATGAAAAAATAAAAAACAAAAGCGAAAATTTAAAAAGGATATTGGAATCAATTGATGAAAATGAAAATAAATCAAATATACTTTCAGATGAATTGATAAAAATAAAAAAAAATATTTATGATTTAAATATGGAAAAAAATGAGTTGAATGAAAAAATCAAAAATGTGTCAGATAAATATGATTTACTTAAATATGAAGAAAAAGAAAAAGAAACAGAGATAGAACTTGCTCAAGGTGATATTTTAAACATATTAAATTCTATTGCTGATAAAAGAAGTAAACTGTCTGCATGTAATTCAATGAAAGATAATGCATTGGAAAAATTAAATTCTATTAATAAATTAAAAGAACAGTTTGAAGTCAAAATAGTTGAAAAAGAAAATGATTTTAATCATATAACAAAAGAGATAAAAAATCTTAACAAAAAATTATCTGAATGTATCAATAATAAAGAATCTGTAGAGAAAGAATACTCGGATTTGAATACAAAAATTGTTAAATTGAAGGACTTAATAATTCAATATAATCTTGAATATAGCAATATTAAATCAAAAATATCTATTTTAACGGAAATGGAAAATAATTATGAAGGATATAACAATAGTGTGAAAAATTTAATGAAATATATTAATAAAGACAATAAACTAAAAGCTATTGTTATAGGTATTGTTGGGAATTTGATATATGTTGATAAGGTATATTCTACTGCAATAGAAGTGGCATTAGGTTCAGCAATTCAGGATATTGTAATAAAGTCAGCAGATGATGCTAAAATATTGATAGATATATTAAAAAGAAATAATTATGGCAGGGCAACATTTTTACCATTAAATAATATAAGACATAAAGCTATTAATATAAAAGATTTAAGCAATGAAGCAAAAGAAAATATGATAGGTATTGCATCAGATATTGTTCAGTATGACAATATTCTTGAAAATATAATTAAATTTTTATTAGGAAGGGTAATTGTAGTTAAAAAACTCGATTCTGCTATATTATTAACCCGAATAACAGGAAGTCAATACAAAATTGTGACTCTTGATGGTGATGTTATAAATCCAGGAGGTTCAATAACAGGAGGTAGTCTAAGAGCTGAGGCTCAGAGTATATTAAAACGCAAAGATGAAATAAATGGACTTCAAGTAAAATTATCAAATTATGAGAATGAAACTAATATAATAAAAAATAAGATGATTGAATTTACAAGAAACAAACAGGTTAAAGAAGAAAAATTAAAAGAAATAAAAAGCGAAGTTGATAATATTAGCTATAAAATAAATGAATTGAAAGAGCAGCAGTCAATACTTGATTTTGAAATTAAAAAAATGAAATTGCAAATAGAAGAGAATAAAAATGAAATAGAAGAAATTATTAAAAAAATTGAGATTTATAAGACTGATATAAACAGGTATAATGAAGAAATATCACAAATGGATAAGCAAAAATCTGAAATAAATCAAAAAATCGAAAACTATAAGGCAAACCACAGCAATAAAAGTGAAATATTAAAAGACATAGAAGAAAATTTAACAACCTTAAAGATTGAATCTGCAACAAATGAACAAAAATTACAGAATGAACTTCATAAGCTAAAGGAAAAGGAAAAAGAGCTTGAGACTATAAAAAATAATCTTTATGAAAATAGGAAAAGGCAAGAACAACTTAATGAATTGATTAAACAGCTTGAATTAAGCAGAAACGAACATTTAAATGAAAAAAACAACATTAAAGAAGTATTAAAAACAATAAATGTTCAGATAATTAATTATGAAAGTGAATTAAATAATAAAAATCATGAGTTAGAGAGAAAAAGGTCAGTATTATCTGCTTTTGAAAATAAGTATTCCTTAAATCTTGAAAAAAAACATAGTTTAGATATTAATATACAAAAAGAACATATAGAATTGGAGAATATTAAAAACAGGCTTTGGGACGAATATGAATTAACTTTGGACAAGGTTTCGGATTATCTGATAAAAGGAAATATAGAACAGTTAAAACAACGTGTATTTTCACTTACTAACGAAATAAAAGAATTAGGTATTATAAATATTAATGCAATCAATGAATATAAAAATATAAAAGAAAGGTATGATTTTCTAAAAAAGCAATTTGATGATTTAAATAATGCAAAAGAGACTTTAAAAATAATGATAGAAGAAACAAATAAAATAATAAAATCGCAATTTAAAAATAATTTTGAGCTTATTCAGATACAATTTAAAAAAACCTTTAAAAAACTTTTTGGAGGCGGAAATGCAGAACTTATTATGACTGAGCCAGATAACCTGCTTGAAACGGGGGTTGAAATAAATGTTCAGCCCCCGGGGAAAAAACTTCAAAATATTAACCTGTTATCAGGTGGAGAAAAGGCCCTTGTGGCGATATCATTGTTATTTGCCATGTTGTTAATACGTCCTGCGCCATTTTGTATACTTGATGAAATTGATGCAGCACTTGATGATGCTAATGTTAATAGATTTGCCAGCTTTCTAAAAGAACTATCAAGAGATATCCAATTTATTGTGGTTACACATAGAAAAGGAACAATGTCGGTAGCAGATGTAATGTATGGTGTAACAATGCAGGAAAAAGGTATTTCAAAATTGTTATCATTAAAACTTGAAAGTGCATAG
- a CDS encoding stage V sporulation protein S: protein MEVLKVSAKSQPKSVAGALAAILRNKTEAEIQAVGAGAVNQAVKAIAIARGFVAPNGIDLVMIPAFSEIEINGELRTAIKFIVEHR, encoded by the coding sequence GTGGAAGTCCTAAAGGTATCAGCTAAATCTCAACCTAAATCTGTAGCAGGTGCACTTGCAGCCATATTAAGAAATAAAACTGAAGCTGAAATACAAGCGGTAGGGGCAGGTGCAGTAAATCAAGCTGTAAAAGCAATAGCAATTGCCAGAGGTTTTGTAGCGCCAAATGGAATTGATCTTGTCATGATACCAGCTTTTTCAGAAATCGAGATCAATGGAGAATTGCGAACAGCAATTAAATTTATTGTGGAACATAGATGA
- a CDS encoding elongator complex protein 3, with the protein MRNIFIIPIFVPHMGCPFKCVFCNQEEITGSKVMINEGYIHNTMEKYLKTIPQDSRKEVSFFGGSFTGIPIDIQRSFLKAAKAYLDKGLIDAIRLSTRPDYINSSILENLKKYNVSIIELGVQSMEIDVLEKSHRGHTPDDVINAVKLIKEYGFTLGLQIMIGLPGDNNLKSLNTAKKIIELRPDFVRIYPTVVLKGTYLEKMYKDGLYVPLNLCDAVELSKQLYIKFLKEDIPVIRIGLQTTENINNKKDIIAGPFHPAFGQLVESSIIKDMLNSLFKEKNIRNVNVCMILNPKYVSTVVGQKKYNIKYIEHKYDTVIKIKQSDMIPMDMIAILYKENIYRQRVIDYIKNNF; encoded by the coding sequence ATGAGAAATATTTTTATAATTCCTATATTTGTACCACATATGGGTTGCCCATTTAAATGTGTTTTTTGCAATCAGGAAGAAATAACAGGTTCAAAAGTTATGATTAATGAAGGGTATATTCATAATACTATGGAAAAATATCTTAAAACAATACCACAGGATTCAAGAAAAGAGGTTTCCTTTTTTGGGGGAAGCTTTACTGGAATTCCTATTGATATACAGAGATCATTTTTAAAAGCGGCAAAAGCATATTTAGATAAAGGTTTAATTGATGCAATACGTTTATCCACAAGACCAGATTATATAAATAGTAGTATCTTGGAAAATTTAAAAAAATATAATGTATCAATTATTGAACTTGGAGTTCAATCAATGGAAATAGATGTACTTGAAAAAAGTCACAGAGGTCATACGCCAGATGATGTAATAAATGCAGTCAAACTAATTAAAGAATATGGCTTTACTTTAGGATTACAGATAATGATTGGCTTGCCGGGTGACAATAATTTAAAATCACTTAATACTGCTAAAAAAATTATAGAATTAAGACCGGATTTTGTACGAATATATCCAACTGTAGTTCTAAAAGGCACATATCTTGAAAAAATGTACAAAGATGGATTATATGTTCCTTTAAATCTTTGTGATGCTGTTGAATTATCAAAGCAATTATATATAAAATTTCTAAAAGAAGATATACCTGTTATAAGAATCGGGCTGCAAACTACTGAAAATATTAATAATAAAAAGGATATAATAGCAGGGCCTTTTCATCCGGCTTTTGGGCAATTGGTGGAATCCTCCATTATAAAGGATATGCTTAACTCCTTATTTAAAGAAAAAAATATAAGGAATGTTAATGTATGTATGATTTTAAATCCCAAGTATGTATCAACAGTTGTTGGACAAAAAAAATATAATATAAAGTATATAGAACATAAATACGATACAGTGATAAAAATAAAACAATCCGATATGATACCTATGGATATGATTGCTATTTTATACAAAGAAAATATTTATAGGCAAAGGGTGATTGATTATATAAAAAATAATTTTTAA